One genomic window of Manihot esculenta cultivar AM560-2 chromosome 16, M.esculenta_v8, whole genome shotgun sequence includes the following:
- the LOC110603750 gene encoding multiple organellar RNA editing factor 9, chloroplastic: MPLTIASVSSVLNPMATFILSCFAPKTLACTFSQLKPSFTPLLTSTSQSWALPPGHSVRARTQPRPLMTRAAADSDFSAKRSSSSDTRETIMLPGCDYNHWLIVMEFPKDPAPTREQMIDTYLNTLATVLGSMEEAKKNMYAFSTTTYTGFQCTVDEATSEKFKGLPGVLWVLPDSYIDVKNKDYGGDKYINGEIIPCTYPTYQPKQRNNSKYESRRYERRRDGPPPERRRPRQGANTSEPSG, from the exons ATGCCGCTCACCATCGCCAGTGTCTCAAGTGTGCTCAATCCAATGGCAACGTTTATACTCTCTTGTTTCGCTCCCAAAACCCTAGCCTGTACTTTTTCGCAGCTTAAGCCATCCTTTACTCCGCTCCTTACTTCCACATCGCAATCATGGGCTCTACCACCGGGGCATTCTGTCAGGGCCAGGACGCAACCACGGCCGTTGATGACACGAGCAGCCGCCGATTCAGATTTTTCGGCCAAAAGGAGCAGCAGTAGTGACACTAGAGAGACAATAATGTTGCCCGGATGCGATTATAATCATTGGTTGATTGTGATGGAATTTCCCAAGGATCCTGCTCCTACTAGGGAGCAGATGATTGATACTTACCTCAACACCCTAGCCACCGTCTTGGGCAG CATGGAAGAGGCAAAGAAGAATATGTATGCATTTAGTACCACCACATACACCGGATTCCAATGCACTGTTGATGAAGCAACCTCTGAGAAATTTAAGG GTCTGCCAGGAGTCCTTTGGGTATTGCCGGACTCATATATAGATGTGAAAAACAAGGATTATGGAG GGGACAAGTATATCAATGGAGAGATAATTCCATGCACTTATCCTACTTATCAACCAAAGCAGAGAAATAATTCAAAGTATGAGAGTAGAAGATATGAAAG